A region of the Pseudomonas sp. J452 genome:
TTTTCCTGGGTGACGCTGGTGGCGGCCCTGGGTTATCCGCCGTATTTCATGCTGCGTCGCTGGATGCGCCTGGATGCGTTGTCCGGTTTCATCCTGGAGATGCTGGTGCTGACGCCCCTGGCGATCTGGCTGATCCATGCCCATGGCCCGCTCGGGGTATTCGACCAGGCACCGCAACTCTGGTGGTTGTTGCCGGGGCTGGGGTTGCTCAGCGCCCTGGCCTTCGGTGCGATGATGGCGGCCAGTCGCCTGCTGCCGTTGGGCCTGTTCGGCATCCTCAGCTATGTCGAGCCGGTGCTGCTGTTTGCCCTGGCGGTCTTGTTTCTCGGCGAGTCCTTCGATCCCCTGCAGCTGTGGACCTATGCGCCGATCTGGCTGGCCGTGCTGCTGACCGGTTGGGATAGCGCGCGCCTGTTGCGCAAGCAGGCGCGGCAGGTGCTCTAGGGGCTGTTCCCGTTTCGTTCGCGAACCGCGTTGCTGCGCAAAATCGCGCCAGGCTAGGCGTGGGACGCAGGCAATGGTCATTCCCTTGGCAAGTCCCGCAACGCCGCATGGCGCGATTTTGCGCGCAACCCGCAGGGGCCCGCTTTTGCGCGGGACGTTGTTACTCGACGGCTCATTTGGACAACCAAACCTCGCGTCTCGTGCCTAGCCCCGCGCAAAAGCGGGCTCCGTCGCGGCCGTGAACGAAACGGGAACAGACCCTATGTCTGCTGAAAACTGTCCGGCAGGGCGTTCTCTGGCAGGACCTGATAATGCAGCTGCACCACGCCGCTGCTGAAGCTGCGCTGCTCATGCAGCTTGAGGTGGCGTTCCAGGCCGGTGGCAAACAGCGGGATGCCGGCACCGAGCAGGTAAGGCACCAGGCTGACCACCAGTTCGTCGAGCAAACCTGCCGCAAAGCAGGTGCCGGCCAGGGCGCCGCCACCGACCAGCCAGATACGTTGGCAACCCAGTTCTTCGAGTTCGTGGAGGGCTTCCGCAGGGCTGGCATGCCGGGCGATCACGCCTGCCGGTGCCTGCTCCATGGGGTGGCGGGTCAGCACCCGGCAAGGTTTGTCGGGGTAGGGCCAGTCGCCGGCGAAGCCCAGCACCGTGTCATAGGTGCCGCGGCCCATCAGCAGGCCATCGATGCTGGCGTAGAAAGCCTGGTAGCCGTGGTCGTCGCCAGAGGCTTCGATGGGTTGCAGCCAGTCCACCCGCCCATCCGGACGGGCGATATAGCCATCCAGGCTGGCGGCCACGTAATAGATCAATGCTGGTTTCAAGTGCGCGGTTCTCAGTCAGCCCAAGGCGACCACCCGCGGGTCGCTAGAGTTTGGAGCCGCGTTGCGCCGGCAAAGTTTCCTGCGACTCAGTCCAGTACGTTCTGCAGCACTTCATAGATGATGCCGGTGGCAATGGCGACCAGTACCACATCGGTACCAACCTGCTGCCACTCGTAGCCAGCGTAGTACGGTAGTTGCCCCTGCAGGCGGCTGTCGAAGCGCTTGGCGATACCGGGCGGCAGCGGCTTGCCGCGCGCCAGGTTCTTGCGGATACCCGGTGGCAGCGCTTGCGCCGGACCGATCAGCTCGCGGTTGTTGCCGAGGGTGATACGCACCTGGCCGATGTCGATGGTCGGTCCGCGCAGGTCGACCTGAACATCCTCGCCACCACCATGCTTACCCTCATTGCTGTGTTTATCGTGCTTGGGTGCGGCGTTGGCAGCGTTGAGGCCAATGGCCAGGGCCAGGCCGGTGAGTACGAGAAGGGTTGAGCGCGACATACTGACTACTCCGTGTGGTGACAAGGCATTGGAGCCCGGTGGACGCTGGGTGTTCCCTGAGTGTTGCCGGGCTCCGGGGAAATGCCAAGGCCGTCTCCGCTTCCTGTGCAACCTTTAGGCTGCCACGCGAGCCCGCCCAGCCAGCAAACGCAGGATGGCGTTGAGCAGCAGGCCGTAGAGCGGCACGAACAGCATCAGGCTGACGGCCAGCTTGACGCCGTAGTCCACGCTGGCGATTTCCACCCAGTGCTCGGCCATGAAGGCATTGCTGCTGCGCCAGAAGGCCACGGAGAAGAAGGCGAAGGTATCCAGCAGATTGCCGACGATGGTCGACAGGGTAGGGGCGATCCACCATTGCGGCAGGCGGCGCAGACGGTCGAAGACCTGGATATCGAGGATCTGCCCGAGCACGTAGGCGAGGAAGCTGGCCACGGAAATGCGCAGGACGAATTCGTTGAACTCACTCAACGCCGCCAGGCCGTGGAAGGCGCCTTCCTGGAACAGCACCGAGACCACGTAGGAAGCCAGCAGCGCCGGCAGCATGACCCGGGCGATCACCTGGCGCGCCGGGCCCTTGCCGAGCAGGCGCACGGTCAGGTCGGTGGCGAGGAAGATGAACGGAAAGCTGAATGCGCCCCAGGTGGTATGCCAGCCGAACAGAGTGATCGGCAGCTGCACCAGGTAGTTGCTGGCGATGATGATGAGGATG
Encoded here:
- a CDS encoding 7-cyano-7-deazaguanine/7-aminomethyl-7-deazaguanine transporter; its protein translation is MSLLPEQRRRSALAVLIAFHILIIIASNYLVQLPITLFGWHTTWGAFSFPFIFLATDLTVRLLGKGPARQVIARVMLPALLASYVVSVLFQEGAFHGLAALSEFNEFVLRISVASFLAYVLGQILDIQVFDRLRRLPQWWIAPTLSTIVGNLLDTFAFFSVAFWRSSNAFMAEHWVEIASVDYGVKLAVSLMLFVPLYGLLLNAILRLLAGRARVAA
- a CDS encoding RcnB family protein, encoding MSRSTLLVLTGLALAIGLNAANAAPKHDKHSNEGKHGGGEDVQVDLRGPTIDIGQVRITLGNNRELIGPAQALPPGIRKNLARGKPLPPGIAKRFDSRLQGQLPYYAGYEWQQVGTDVVLVAIATGIIYEVLQNVLD
- a CDS encoding dihydrofolate reductase family protein, with product MKPALIYYVAASLDGYIARPDGRVDWLQPIEASGDDHGYQAFYASIDGLLMGRGTYDTVLGFAGDWPYPDKPCRVLTRHPMEQAPAGVIARHASPAEALHELEELGCQRIWLVGGGALAGTCFAAGLLDELVVSLVPYLLGAGIPLFATGLERHLKLHEQRSFSSGVVQLHYQVLPENALPDSFQQT